The Streptomyces sp. NBC_00162 genome window below encodes:
- a CDS encoding chain length determinant protein, whose amino-acid sequence MDLAEIWRVMRRRWYVLLPGLAVTAALTAAVYLLVPVEYRSQSTVTLLNSEKATVAFDGNPFLSTQASLTGMADGLARNLNSDDSVRDLKSLGITGKHEAKIADNAQGPFMWLSVTGTDPAAVLKSDGILTAYAEKRLLEFQTQQSVAPEAMIRMATIVPPQKPEAQTKARLQYLVMAGVLGFVLSLVATFFVEARRRPQQPGKHRPAPGEAVEPAEDSGAIADAGAGADASDTLRMTVAHPAGPGRGGSP is encoded by the coding sequence ATGGATCTCGCCGAGATCTGGCGAGTCATGCGCAGGCGCTGGTACGTGCTGCTGCCCGGACTGGCGGTCACGGCGGCGCTCACCGCCGCCGTGTACCTGCTGGTTCCGGTGGAGTACCGGTCACAGAGCACGGTGACGCTCCTGAACTCCGAGAAGGCCACGGTGGCCTTCGACGGCAACCCCTTCCTGAGCACCCAGGCCTCGCTCACCGGGATGGCCGACGGCCTGGCCCGCAACCTCAACTCCGACGACTCCGTCCGGGACCTCAAGTCCCTCGGCATCACCGGAAAACACGAGGCGAAGATCGCCGACAACGCCCAGGGGCCCTTCATGTGGCTGAGCGTCACCGGCACGGATCCCGCCGCCGTCCTGAAGTCGGACGGGATCCTCACCGCCTACGCCGAGAAGCGGCTGCTGGAGTTCCAGACCCAGCAGTCGGTGGCACCGGAGGCCATGATCCGGATGGCGACGATCGTGCCCCCGCAGAAGCCGGAGGCGCAGACGAAGGCCAGGCTCCAGTACCTCGTCATGGCAGGGGTACTGGGCTTTGTGCTCAGCCTGGTCGCCACCTTCTTCGTGGAAGCCCGCCGGCGGCCGCAGCAACCCGGCAAGCACCGGCCCGCACCCGGCGAGGCCGTCGAACCCGCCGAGGACTCCGGCGCCATCGCCGACGCCGGGGCCGGGGCCGATGCGTCGGACACCCTGCGCATGACCGTGGCCCACCCGGCCGGTCCGGGCCGGGGAGGATCGCCGTGA
- the wecB gene encoding non-hydrolyzing UDP-N-acetylglucosamine 2-epimerase produces MGDTARIICVAGARPNYMKIKPVMDALERRGAEVVLVHTGQHYDESMNEVFFRDLGIRAPDRYLGAGSGSHAQQTGRVMTAFEPLLDEVAPDAVVVVGDINSTLACALVTAKAGPLLAHVEAGLRSRDWGMPEEVNRVATDRVSDYLLAPSPDAAANLRAEGYREDQIHVVGNVMIDTLLANLDRARRSDVLDRYGLTRGGYGLVTLHRPANVDDPGALRGLLKALGEIAGRCPLLLPVHPRAAERLAEAGVPDGIRLVPAAGYLDFIALQDSARLVLTDSGGIQEETTALGVPCVTLRDNTERPITVEEGTNVLAGTDPEHIVTTAHRVLDDPPAPRCPELWDGRAGDRIAGVLLDGGSARTRLRPTDLVPRQP; encoded by the coding sequence ATGGGAGACACCGCCCGGATCATCTGTGTCGCCGGAGCACGCCCCAACTACATGAAGATCAAACCGGTGATGGACGCACTGGAGCGCCGCGGCGCCGAGGTGGTCCTCGTCCACACCGGCCAGCACTACGACGAGTCCATGAACGAGGTGTTCTTCCGCGATCTCGGCATCCGCGCCCCCGACCGGTACCTGGGCGCCGGCTCCGGAAGCCACGCCCAGCAGACCGGCCGGGTGATGACGGCCTTCGAGCCGCTGCTCGACGAGGTGGCCCCGGACGCGGTGGTCGTGGTCGGCGACATCAACTCCACGCTCGCCTGCGCCCTGGTGACCGCGAAGGCCGGCCCGCTGCTGGCCCACGTGGAAGCCGGACTGCGCAGCCGTGACTGGGGCATGCCGGAGGAGGTCAACCGGGTCGCCACCGACCGCGTCAGCGACTACCTGCTGGCCCCCTCGCCCGACGCGGCCGCGAACCTGCGGGCGGAGGGCTACCGGGAGGACCAGATCCACGTCGTCGGCAACGTCATGATCGACACCCTCCTCGCCAACCTGGACCGGGCCCGGCGGTCGGACGTCCTGGACCGGTACGGGCTGACCCGGGGCGGGTACGGCCTGGTCACCCTGCACCGCCCGGCCAACGTGGACGACCCCGGTGCCCTGCGCGGCCTGCTGAAGGCCCTGGGCGAGATCGCCGGCCGCTGTCCGCTGCTGCTGCCGGTGCACCCGCGGGCCGCCGAGCGGCTCGCCGAAGCGGGCGTACCCGACGGCATCCGGCTGGTGCCGGCCGCCGGGTACCTCGACTTCATCGCCCTCCAGGACTCCGCCCGCCTGGTGCTCACCGACTCCGGGGGCATCCAGGAGGAGACCACGGCCCTGGGCGTGCCCTGCGTCACCCTCCGGGACAACACCGAGCGGCCCATCACGGTCGAGGAGGGCACCAACGTGTTGGCGGGCACCGATCCCGAGCACATCGTGACCACCGCGCACCGGGTGCTCGACGATCCGCCCGCGCCCCGCTGCCCCGAGCTGTGGGACGGCCGCGCGGGCGACCGCATCGCCGGGGTCCTGCTGGACGGCGGGAGCGCGCGGACCCGGCTCAGACCGACCGATCTCGTTCCGCGGCAACCGTAG
- a CDS encoding glycosyltransferase family 2 protein, with the protein MMRRIARAPWELLKGAFGWLVLFEARNKVLLAPSAVRLRRFEDAETARLAAALGRPPAALVATVIATHRRPGALRAAVRSALEQTVTDQVVIVVDDGAGLSELPDDPRLFAVSLARNTATAGVVRNVGIRLTRSRYVAFLDDDNLWEPDHLEQALAVLEPPGGPDAVYTALRRVLPDGTERDVLSVPFDRRRAAHEAFLDTNAFVARRNRSLYFSRLRRTPEVLPREDWELIRRYARRHEVRHLPRPTVRYLVNPESFYTAWDGPTP; encoded by the coding sequence ATGATGCGCCGAATCGCGCGGGCCCCGTGGGAGCTGCTCAAAGGGGCCTTCGGCTGGCTGGTGCTCTTCGAGGCCAGGAACAAGGTCCTCCTCGCCCCCTCCGCCGTACGCCTGCGGCGCTTCGAGGACGCCGAGACCGCCCGGCTCGCCGCCGCCCTCGGCCGGCCCCCGGCCGCCCTGGTCGCCACCGTGATCGCCACCCACCGGCGGCCCGGGGCGCTGCGCGCGGCGGTCCGCTCGGCGCTGGAGCAGACCGTGACCGACCAGGTGGTCATCGTCGTCGACGACGGCGCCGGACTGTCCGAACTCCCGGATGATCCACGGCTGTTCGCGGTGTCCCTGGCCCGCAACACGGCCACCGCCGGCGTCGTGCGCAACGTGGGGATCCGGCTGACCCGCTCCCGGTACGTGGCCTTCCTGGACGACGACAACCTGTGGGAGCCCGACCACCTGGAACAGGCCCTCGCGGTGCTGGAGCCGCCCGGCGGGCCCGACGCCGTGTACACCGCGCTGCGCAGGGTGCTGCCCGACGGCACGGAGCGGGACGTCCTCTCGGTGCCCTTCGACCGCCGCCGCGCCGCCCACGAGGCCTTTCTGGACACCAACGCCTTCGTCGCGCGCCGCAACCGCTCCCTGTACTTCAGCAGGCTGCGGCGCACCCCCGAGGTGCTGCCCCGCGAGGACTGGGAGCTGATCCGCCGCTACGCCCGCCGCCACGAGGTGCGCCACCTGCCCCGCCCCACGGTCCGCTACCTGGTCAACCCGGAGAGCTTCTACACCGCCTGGGACGGCCCCACCCCCTAG
- a CDS encoding nucleotide sugar dehydrogenase, whose translation MRVVVVGQGYVGLPLAIRAAEVGHQVVGYDVDTRRVKSLAAGESYVEDVSSERLSRALELGTYRPTELARDCGGFDVAVVTVPTPLHDGAPDLRYIEESAHTLARYLRPGATVVLESTTYPGTTEELFAPILEDGSGLTAGADFHLGYSPERIDPGNAVWGFQQTPKVVSGVDARSLKAVESFYGDLVDTTVPVSSPKEAELAKLLENTFRHVNIALVNEIAMFARHLDIDVWQSIEAASSKPFGFMKFTPGPGVGGHCLPIDPSYLSWRVQRELGQSFRFVELANDINSHMPEYVTRRVIDALNSKRRSVNGSRVLLLGLAYKKNTGDARESPAVRVSQLLLDMGAKVRAADPHVVEHIKVDARLVRVEPTRKELAAADVVVLLTDHDSFDYALVTEHASFVLDCRNRLSGPTVEVL comes from the coding sequence ATGCGCGTCGTCGTCGTGGGACAGGGATACGTCGGACTGCCACTGGCCATCCGGGCCGCCGAGGTCGGGCACCAGGTGGTCGGCTACGACGTGGACACGCGGCGGGTCAAGAGCCTCGCCGCCGGAGAGTCGTACGTGGAGGACGTCAGCTCCGAACGGCTGAGCCGGGCGCTGGAGCTCGGCACCTACCGGCCCACCGAACTGGCCCGGGACTGTGGCGGCTTCGACGTGGCCGTCGTCACCGTCCCCACCCCGTTACACGATGGTGCCCCCGACCTCCGCTACATCGAGGAGTCGGCCCACACGCTGGCCCGCTACCTGCGCCCCGGCGCGACCGTGGTGCTGGAGTCCACCACCTACCCGGGCACCACCGAGGAACTCTTCGCGCCGATCCTGGAGGACGGCTCGGGGCTCACCGCCGGAGCCGACTTCCACCTCGGCTACAGCCCGGAGCGCATCGACCCCGGGAACGCCGTCTGGGGCTTCCAGCAGACGCCCAAGGTCGTCTCCGGCGTCGACGCCCGCTCGCTGAAGGCCGTCGAGTCCTTCTACGGGGACCTCGTCGACACCACGGTGCCGGTGAGCTCGCCCAAGGAGGCCGAGCTGGCCAAGCTGCTGGAGAACACCTTCCGGCACGTGAACATCGCGCTGGTCAACGAGATAGCGATGTTCGCCCGCCACCTCGACATCGACGTGTGGCAGTCCATCGAAGCCGCGTCCAGCAAGCCCTTCGGCTTCATGAAGTTCACACCCGGCCCGGGGGTCGGCGGCCACTGCCTGCCGATCGACCCCTCGTACCTGTCCTGGCGGGTGCAGCGCGAACTCGGCCAGAGCTTCCGCTTCGTCGAGCTCGCCAACGACATCAACAGCCACATGCCCGAGTACGTGACCCGCCGGGTCATCGACGCGCTCAACTCCAAGCGCCGCTCGGTCAACGGCTCCCGGGTCCTGCTGCTCGGGCTCGCCTACAAGAAGAACACCGGCGACGCGCGGGAGTCGCCCGCGGTGCGCGTCTCGCAACTGCTCCTCGACATGGGGGCCAAGGTGCGCGCGGCCGATCCCCACGTGGTCGAGCACATCAAGGTCGACGCCCGCCTTGTCCGGGTCGAGCCCACCCGCAAGGAACTGGCCGCCGCCGACGTGGTCGTCCTGCTCACCGACCACGACTCCTTCGACTACGCACTGGTCACCGAGCACGCCTCCTTCGTCCTCGACTGCCGCAACCGGCTGTCCGGACCGACGGTGGAGGTGCTCTGA
- a CDS encoding WecB/TagA/CpsF family glycosyltransferase yields MTQRQSLFGVTLDALTMDETVQRCLDAVRRGERIEIGMVNAAKLVNMRRDPRLAEAVAGCDLVLADGQAVVWAGRVLGVRLPERVAGIDLFMRLLATAEAADISVYLLGARQEVLEMMLRQISERFPKLRVAGSRNGYFADSEQESVAGAIADSRAQLLFLGMTSPKKEIFTAGYGDRTGAHVVHGVGGSFDILAGITRRAPVVWQRMGLEWFYRTLQEPRRLGKRYLTTNTAFLLMTVRELIRRTPSAGSANRSH; encoded by the coding sequence ATGACCCAGAGACAGTCCCTCTTCGGGGTCACGCTCGACGCCCTGACCATGGACGAGACCGTCCAGCGCTGCCTCGACGCGGTACGCCGCGGCGAGCGGATCGAGATCGGCATGGTCAACGCGGCCAAGCTGGTCAACATGCGGCGCGACCCCCGCCTCGCCGAGGCGGTCGCCGGCTGCGACCTGGTCCTGGCCGACGGCCAGGCCGTGGTCTGGGCCGGGCGCGTCCTGGGCGTCCGGCTGCCGGAACGGGTCGCGGGAATCGACCTGTTCATGCGCCTGCTCGCCACGGCCGAGGCTGCGGACATCTCCGTCTACCTGCTCGGCGCCCGGCAGGAGGTCCTGGAGATGATGCTCCGGCAGATCTCCGAACGGTTCCCGAAGCTGCGGGTGGCCGGCAGCCGCAACGGCTACTTCGCGGACTCCGAGCAGGAGTCGGTCGCCGGCGCCATCGCGGACAGCCGCGCCCAGCTCCTGTTCCTCGGCATGACCTCGCCCAAGAAGGAGATCTTCACCGCCGGTTACGGCGACCGCACCGGCGCCCACGTGGTGCACGGCGTCGGCGGCTCCTTCGACATCCTCGCCGGCATCACCAGACGGGCACCGGTGGTCTGGCAGCGGATGGGACTCGAATGGTTCTACCGCACCCTCCAGGAGCCGCGCCGCCTCGGCAAGCGCTACCTCACCACCAACACCGCCTTCCTCCTCATGACGGTCCGCGAGCTCATCCGCCGCACGCCGTCTGCCGGTTCCGCGAACAGGAGTCACTGA
- a CDS encoding glycosyltransferase: MSSRRPASPRSLPGSGPVAVLVVTWNSAPVLPEFLASLPAGMAGLDWRLVVADNDSADGTVDLVRSLAPDATVVQTGRNAGYAAGVNAALGAAAGWEGGFRAALVCNPDVRMRRGCAKVLVDALNAPLAGGGRVGISVPLLYEEDGRTLLHSLRRESRVTRALGEAVLGNRRAGRFPRWSELVTDPSAYERATVADWATGALMALSRGCLDACGPWDESFFLYSEETDYCLRARDRGFRTRLEPAASATHLGGDSQVSPRLWTLLTLNRVRLYGRRHGAAATAAFRMAVLLRETSRAALGRPASRAAARALASPSALRATPGP, from the coding sequence ATGTCTTCCCGCCGACCAGCCTCCCCTCGGTCTCTCCCCGGCTCCGGCCCGGTAGCCGTTCTCGTCGTCACCTGGAACAGCGCCCCGGTGCTCCCGGAGTTCCTCGCCTCGCTGCCGGCGGGCATGGCCGGGCTGGACTGGCGCCTGGTCGTCGCCGACAACGACTCGGCCGACGGCACCGTGGACCTGGTCCGCTCGCTGGCCCCGGACGCGACGGTCGTCCAGACCGGCCGCAACGCCGGATACGCGGCCGGGGTGAACGCCGCCCTCGGAGCCGCCGCCGGGTGGGAGGGCGGCTTCCGGGCGGCCCTGGTGTGCAATCCGGACGTCCGGATGCGGCGGGGCTGCGCCAAGGTGCTGGTTGACGCGCTCAACGCCCCGCTGGCCGGTGGCGGCCGGGTCGGGATCAGCGTCCCGCTGCTGTACGAGGAGGACGGGCGGACGCTGCTGCACTCGCTGCGCCGCGAGTCGCGCGTGACCCGGGCGCTCGGCGAGGCGGTGCTGGGCAATCGCCGGGCCGGGCGGTTCCCGCGCTGGAGCGAGCTGGTCACCGACCCGTCGGCGTACGAGCGGGCGACGGTCGCGGACTGGGCCACCGGCGCGCTGATGGCCCTCTCCCGGGGGTGCCTGGACGCCTGCGGGCCCTGGGACGAATCGTTCTTCCTGTACTCGGAGGAGACCGACTACTGCCTGCGGGCCCGGGACCGCGGCTTCCGCACCCGTCTGGAGCCCGCGGCCTCGGCCACCCATCTCGGCGGTGATTCGCAGGTGTCGCCCCGGCTGTGGACCCTGCTGACGCTCAACCGCGTACGGCTCTACGGGCGCCGGCACGGGGCCGCGGCGACGGCCGCCTTCCGGATGGCCGTGCTCCTGCGGGAGACCTCGCGGGCGGCGCTCGGCCGCCCGGCCAGCCGGGCGGCGGCCCGCGCACTGGCCAGCCCGTCCGCACTGCGCGCCACTCCCGGTCCCTAG
- a CDS encoding O-antigen ligase family protein yields MSIREMGAVLRRRWYVIVPAVLLSLLAALHLYRSVPVAYQSQSSVALLDSTANSQLPPAFGNPISNAGGSLVVTADVLIRTLSGADAARDLHSLGVTDPYTVGFAANTSGPLLTLTVTGTDRAKVLEETNTLTAFAGEQLNALQAAAQVQPGYFVQTAQVVLPQTPVPQLKSRYQQVLGVLILGVSGGFTLSFVADALLAARRRRSESSAEAAVPLGAPPSGSWGRAARRRSRGRHVDATALLTGYLALAFFIPSNLTLPGMGGVGTPANVFALLGLFWYLATWLTGRIRPAPGTRLPRVAMWLLAVSVLASYIANAGRGSVRKELLGADRGLIALLVWVSLVVLVSAGIQDRSRLDVLLRRAVVMGTVVAAVGFYDFFTATNIADSISIPGLQSSVPQITTLDRGAFTRPRSTTAQPLEFGGMLALLLPFAVQQAFDPVRSRLRAWRRWGPVVLMGGALPLTVSRTSIIGVLIVILVMVPRWKPQRRWTATGVLLGAVACFKVIIPGLIGTITALFASFLTNSDSSTQARTVKYSAIVPYLDERPLFGRGLGTFIPELYFFTDNQYMLTLAEMGFLGLLALLFLFFTGIHQGGAIRRLAVGESDRELGQAFFASAIVALVVSATFDALSFPMFAGMFFLTIAAGGSYLGFIRRAAPKPRSVEFPCLPADQPPLGLSPAPAR; encoded by the coding sequence CTGGCGGCGCTGCACCTGTACCGGTCGGTGCCGGTGGCCTACCAGTCGCAGAGCTCGGTGGCGCTGCTCGACTCCACGGCGAACTCCCAGCTGCCGCCCGCCTTCGGCAATCCCATATCAAACGCGGGCGGTTCCCTGGTGGTGACCGCGGACGTGCTGATCAGGACGCTGTCCGGGGCCGACGCCGCCCGCGACCTGCACAGCCTGGGCGTGACCGATCCCTATACCGTCGGGTTCGCCGCGAACACCTCGGGCCCGCTGCTGACGCTGACGGTCACGGGCACCGACCGGGCCAAGGTGCTCGAGGAGACGAACACGCTGACCGCCTTCGCCGGGGAGCAGCTCAACGCGCTGCAGGCGGCGGCCCAGGTGCAGCCCGGGTACTTCGTGCAGACCGCGCAGGTGGTGCTGCCGCAGACGCCGGTGCCGCAGCTCAAGAGCCGCTACCAGCAGGTGCTGGGGGTCCTCATCCTCGGCGTCAGCGGCGGGTTCACCCTGTCCTTCGTGGCGGACGCGCTGCTGGCGGCCCGCCGCCGCAGGAGCGAGAGCTCCGCCGAGGCCGCCGTGCCGCTGGGGGCACCTCCCAGCGGTAGCTGGGGGAGGGCCGCCCGCCGGAGGTCACGGGGCCGCCATGTGGACGCCACCGCGCTGCTCACCGGGTATCTGGCGCTGGCCTTCTTCATCCCGTCGAACCTGACGCTGCCGGGCATGGGCGGGGTGGGCACCCCGGCCAACGTGTTCGCCCTGCTCGGCCTGTTCTGGTATCTGGCGACGTGGCTCACCGGCCGGATCCGGCCGGCGCCCGGGACCCGGCTGCCCCGGGTGGCCATGTGGCTGCTGGCCGTGTCGGTGCTGGCCTCCTACATCGCGAACGCGGGCCGCGGCAGCGTGCGCAAAGAGCTGCTCGGCGCGGACCGCGGTCTGATCGCCCTGCTGGTGTGGGTGTCGCTGGTGGTGCTGGTCTCCGCCGGCATCCAGGACCGCTCGCGCCTGGACGTACTGCTGCGCCGGGCCGTGGTGATGGGGACGGTCGTCGCGGCCGTCGGGTTCTACGACTTCTTCACCGCGACCAACATCGCCGACAGCATCAGCATCCCGGGGCTCCAGTCGAGCGTCCCCCAGATCACGACCCTGGACCGCGGGGCGTTCACCCGGCCCCGGTCCACCACGGCGCAGCCGCTGGAGTTCGGCGGGATGCTGGCGCTGCTGCTGCCCTTCGCCGTGCAGCAGGCCTTCGATCCCGTGCGGAGCCGGCTGCGCGCCTGGCGCCGCTGGGGGCCGGTGGTGCTGATGGGCGGGGCGCTGCCGCTGACGGTGTCGCGTACCTCGATCATCGGGGTGCTGATCGTGATCCTGGTGATGGTGCCGCGCTGGAAGCCGCAGCGGCGGTGGACCGCGACCGGTGTACTGCTGGGCGCGGTGGCCTGCTTCAAGGTCATCATCCCCGGGCTGATCGGCACCATCACCGCGCTGTTCGCGTCCTTCCTGACGAACTCCGACAGCAGTACCCAGGCCCGTACGGTCAAGTACAGCGCGATCGTCCCCTACCTGGACGAGCGCCCCCTGTTCGGGCGGGGTCTGGGCACGTTCATTCCCGAGCTCTACTTCTTCACCGACAACCAGTACATGCTGACCCTCGCCGAGATGGGCTTCCTGGGGCTTCTCGCGCTCCTGTTCCTCTTCTTCACCGGCATCCACCAGGGCGGGGCGATCCGCCGGCTGGCCGTCGGCGAGTCCGACCGGGAGCTCGGGCAGGCGTTCTTCGCCTCCGCCATCGTCGCCCTGGTCGTCAGCGCCACCTTCGACGCACTCAGCTTCCCGATGTTCGCCGGCATGTTCTTCCTGACGATCGCCGCCGGAGGCAGCTACCTCGGCTTCATCCGGCGCGCGGCGCCGAAGCCCCGATCCGTGGAGTTCCCATGTCTTCCCGCCGACCAGCCTCCCCTCGGTCTCTCCCCGGCTCCGGCCCGGTAG
- a CDS encoding oligosaccharide flippase family protein yields MTGAAADTEATPAPPSLGRKVGSAAKWSLVNTIVMRLGNFVTGIILARFFLGPEAWGVYGIAQTVLLVLLSANELGVSLAIVRWEGDPRRFAPTVLTLSAVSSCLLYAVLFAAAPAVAGVLGSPEASGVLRVMCLCVVLDGLSQVPAGFLTREFAQGRRMAVDGLNFVLSTAVTLLLAVQGWGAMSFAWGAVVGNVAALIGCCLAAPGTLRFGWDREQARALLRFGLPLAGASMLALGVVNVDTMVVGSALDPLALGFYVLAFNISGWPVRIVSEAARRVSFAGFSRLADSPQALATGFGRALGVVTTATVPLCVLLAALAGPIVELVYGERWLPAARALPWLMALGLVRIGCELAYDCLVAIGRRRSLIAVQGLWLLVLIPALITGARGGGIVGVAQGHVLVAVVVVVPVYLLVLHRGGIGLGTVVRACAWPFLGGAVMTAVVLGLERYLGDGVLTLAVTGGAGTLCYAVCVLPSRGFLRGKP; encoded by the coding sequence GTGACCGGCGCCGCGGCGGACACCGAGGCCACCCCGGCGCCGCCGTCACTGGGGCGCAAGGTCGGCTCCGCCGCCAAGTGGAGCCTGGTCAACACCATCGTGATGCGGCTCGGCAACTTCGTGACCGGCATCATCCTCGCCCGGTTCTTCCTCGGCCCCGAGGCCTGGGGCGTGTACGGGATCGCCCAGACGGTCCTGCTCGTCCTGCTCTCCGCGAACGAACTCGGCGTCTCCCTGGCGATCGTGCGCTGGGAGGGCGACCCGCGCCGCTTCGCCCCGACCGTCCTCACCCTGAGCGCGGTCTCCAGCTGCCTGCTGTACGCGGTGCTCTTCGCGGCCGCCCCGGCGGTCGCCGGCGTACTGGGCTCGCCCGAGGCCTCCGGCGTCCTGCGGGTGATGTGCCTGTGCGTGGTCCTCGACGGTCTGTCCCAGGTACCCGCCGGATTCCTCACCCGCGAGTTCGCGCAGGGCCGGCGGATGGCCGTCGACGGGCTCAACTTCGTGCTCAGCACCGCCGTGACCCTGCTGCTGGCCGTCCAGGGCTGGGGCGCGATGAGCTTCGCCTGGGGCGCCGTCGTCGGCAACGTGGCCGCGCTGATCGGCTGCTGCCTCGCGGCCCCCGGCACCCTGCGGTTCGGCTGGGACCGGGAACAGGCCCGGGCCCTGCTCCGGTTCGGGCTCCCGCTCGCCGGGGCCAGCATGCTCGCCCTCGGCGTGGTCAACGTCGACACCATGGTGGTGGGCTCGGCCCTCGACCCGCTCGCCCTGGGCTTCTACGTGCTCGCCTTCAACATCTCCGGCTGGCCCGTACGGATCGTCTCCGAAGCGGCCCGCCGCGTCTCCTTCGCCGGATTCTCCCGGCTGGCCGACTCACCGCAGGCGCTCGCCACCGGATTCGGCCGCGCCCTCGGAGTCGTCACCACGGCAACCGTCCCGCTCTGCGTCCTGCTGGCCGCCCTCGCCGGACCGATCGTGGAACTCGTCTACGGAGAACGCTGGCTGCCCGCCGCCCGGGCCCTGCCCTGGCTGATGGCACTCGGCCTGGTCCGCATCGGCTGCGAACTCGCCTACGACTGCCTGGTGGCCATCGGCCGGCGCCGCTCCCTCATCGCGGTCCAGGGGCTCTGGCTCCTCGTCCTGATCCCGGCCCTGATCACAGGCGCCCGGGGCGGCGGGATCGTGGGAGTGGCCCAGGGCCACGTCCTGGTCGCGGTGGTCGTCGTGGTGCCGGTGTACCTCCTCGTGCTGCACCGCGGCGGCATCGGGCTGGGCACCGTCGTACGGGCCTGTGCCTGGCCCTTCCTCGGCGGAGCGGTGATGACCGCCGTGGTACTCGGCCTGGAGCGGTACCTCGGCGACGGCGTGCTCACCCTCGCCGTCACCGGAGGCGCCGGCACCCTCTGCTACGCCGTCTGCGTCCTGCCCAGCCGAGGCTTCCTGCGCGGCAAGCCGTGA